The Ciceribacter thiooxidans genome window below encodes:
- a CDS encoding putative baseplate assembly protein, translated as MATHDKNSPCGGTDLNPHRPANRAGLSQVDYRIATQPEALARMLHLLPRHGVTDPETNSEVQPMEALRTRDLRDPTISLLDAWAMACDVVSFYSERIANEGFIGTATQRRSVLELARMIGYELAPGVASSAHLAFSVEDSDNPYRVVQIGVGVQAMSIPHEKGKLPQIFETVEEITARAEWNDIHARTERPQNLVLYNNLESDGDAANGTLYLFDLDNSFDDATLADPDLVTIAAEADLEHYHPMTRRLDLPQALAKRIEDNETNQEIDPVLYALPVNEVCLVGLGLNLRKGTRLLAVAQAAIDGAPITAMPMRVVSVTEDRAFGLTKVVLTRSGSAPEKVRRAPPFRLAKLLIGIMPSTRIALGTQAVESHIRGRTWSGDGLSALVQSQSWQRAKIMTLVRLLVLPPPEKDDGEVPALGLHVMRESSGFFGSTAPLYATVNYGTKANGTYDKGPYTHNWDGTAGGSPNTIWLDGMGAKYIDQGASHVYLDRELKELQPNGWAIIENAAGGSLGLRVVHAAAESRADYAITGKATGVGFRTANGDPLDLGGADSTTIYNSFLFRGSQIHAVSTHLPLAGVPLSPELPQKSTSVELDRLYLDLERGRPVSLSGARNDAEGITGRETHIIDEVQHIDGITRLLLTGETAWPYDRTTVRINANVALATHGEAVTEDLGNGDARLTFQTFTLKKPPLTYVSAANDAGRASTLKIRVDSALWQEVSALGQAGPEDPVYEVRLSDDGKAHVRFGDGRTGRRLPTGSLNVKAEYRSGIGRAGEVPEEAISQLRTRPLGVRAVVNPSPATGSADPETLESARETAPGTVKTLGRIVSLTDYADFARSFAGVGKAQARELWSGQNKVIHVTVAPEADAELTASDPLLTNLADAMAKARDPARPLILQPYARRFFALTAKIYPDPAYRAEDIKLWARQQVETLFGYDARKLAQSVSAAEVIAALHRATGVVSVDLDALEVLLDGSAGGSIAVELSSELPSLPAVGPGQRGQQHDFAPAQLLTVLPSAVNLTIMEAADV; from the coding sequence ATGGCGACGCATGATAAGAACTCGCCGTGCGGAGGCACCGATCTCAATCCGCATCGCCCTGCCAACCGCGCCGGGCTTTCACAGGTGGATTACCGGATCGCGACCCAGCCCGAGGCGTTGGCGCGGATGCTGCACCTTCTGCCGCGACACGGGGTGACCGACCCCGAGACGAATAGCGAGGTCCAGCCGATGGAAGCATTGCGCACGCGCGACCTTCGCGATCCGACGATCAGCCTGCTGGATGCCTGGGCCATGGCCTGCGACGTGGTGTCCTTCTATTCGGAGCGCATCGCCAACGAAGGGTTCATCGGCACCGCCACCCAGCGCCGCTCGGTGCTCGAACTGGCGCGGATGATCGGCTATGAACTTGCGCCCGGCGTGGCCTCCAGCGCGCATCTGGCGTTCTCGGTCGAGGATTCGGACAATCCCTACCGCGTGGTTCAGATCGGTGTCGGTGTGCAGGCAATGTCGATCCCGCACGAGAAGGGCAAGCTGCCGCAGATCTTTGAAACGGTCGAGGAAATCACCGCGCGGGCTGAATGGAACGACATTCACGCCAGAACCGAGCGCCCTCAGAACCTGGTGCTCTACAATAACCTCGAAAGCGACGGCGACGCCGCCAACGGCACGCTCTACCTCTTCGATCTGGACAATTCCTTCGACGACGCCACGCTGGCCGATCCTGACCTCGTCACAATTGCCGCCGAGGCGGATCTGGAACACTACCACCCGATGACCCGACGGCTCGATCTGCCTCAGGCGCTGGCAAAGCGCATCGAGGATAACGAGACCAACCAAGAGATCGATCCTGTGCTCTACGCCTTGCCGGTGAACGAGGTCTGCCTCGTGGGGCTCGGGCTCAATCTGCGCAAGGGTACCAGATTGCTGGCGGTGGCGCAGGCGGCGATCGATGGCGCGCCGATTACGGCCATGCCGATGCGGGTCGTTTCCGTCACAGAGGACCGCGCTTTCGGTCTGACGAAGGTCGTGCTGACGCGCAGTGGCAGCGCGCCCGAGAAGGTGCGTCGCGCGCCGCCCTTCCGTCTCGCGAAACTGCTGATCGGCATCATGCCCTCCACGCGCATCGCGCTGGGCACCCAGGCAGTTGAAAGTCATATCCGCGGCAGGACCTGGTCGGGCGATGGGCTCTCGGCGCTGGTGCAATCACAATCCTGGCAGCGCGCCAAGATCATGACGCTGGTGCGCCTGCTTGTCTTGCCGCCGCCGGAGAAAGACGATGGTGAGGTGCCGGCGCTCGGACTTCATGTCATGCGCGAGAGCTCCGGGTTTTTCGGCAGCACCGCGCCGCTCTACGCCACGGTGAACTACGGCACCAAGGCCAACGGAACCTATGACAAGGGCCCCTACACCCACAACTGGGATGGGACCGCAGGCGGATCACCCAACACGATCTGGCTGGACGGGATGGGCGCGAAGTACATCGACCAAGGCGCTTCCCACGTCTACCTCGATCGCGAGTTGAAGGAATTGCAGCCCAACGGCTGGGCAATCATCGAAAACGCCGCAGGTGGTTCTCTCGGTTTGCGGGTCGTGCATGCGGCGGCAGAATCGCGAGCGGACTACGCAATCACCGGAAAGGCGACCGGCGTGGGCTTCCGCACCGCCAATGGCGATCCGTTGGATCTCGGTGGCGCCGACTCGACCACCATCTACAATTCCTTCCTGTTCCGGGGCTCGCAGATCCATGCCGTCAGCACGCACCTTCCGCTTGCCGGCGTGCCGCTGTCGCCGGAGCTGCCACAGAAATCGACCTCAGTCGAGCTGGACCGGCTCTACCTCGATCTCGAACGCGGTCGGCCTGTGTCGCTTTCGGGCGCACGCAACGATGCCGAGGGGATCACCGGCCGCGAGACCCACATCATCGACGAGGTCCAGCATATCGACGGGATCACCCGGCTGTTGCTGACTGGGGAGACCGCCTGGCCCTATGACCGCACCACCGTGCGCATCAACGCGAATGTCGCGCTGGCCACCCATGGCGAAGCGGTAACCGAAGACCTCGGGAATGGCGATGCGCGGCTGACGTTCCAGACCTTCACGCTGAAGAAGCCACCGCTCACCTACGTCTCTGCAGCCAACGATGCCGGTCGCGCCTCGACCCTGAAGATCCGCGTCGACAGTGCGCTCTGGCAGGAGGTGAGCGCGCTGGGCCAGGCCGGGCCGGAGGATCCCGTCTACGAGGTTCGCCTGTCCGACGACGGCAAGGCGCATGTACGGTTCGGCGACGGCCGGACCGGGCGTCGCCTGCCGACGGGATCGCTGAACGTAAAGGCGGAGTACCGCAGCGGCATCGGTCGTGCCGGTGAAGTGCCGGAGGAGGCGATCAGTCAACTCCGGACGCGACCGCTCGGCGTGCGCGCGGTGGTGAACCCGTCGCCAGCGACAGGCTCGGCCGATCCCGAGACGTTGGAAAGCGCGCGCGAAACCGCGCCGGGTACGGTCAAGACCCTCGGGCGCATCGTCTCGCTCACTGACTACGCCGATTTTGCGCGAAGCTTTGCAGGCGTCGGCAAGGCACAGGCGCGCGAGCTGTGGTCGGGACAGAACAAGGTGATCCATGTCACGGTGGCGCCGGAGGCGGATGCCGAGCTGACGGCAAGCGATCCCCTGCTGACCAACCTCGCGGATGCCATGGCGAAAGCGCGAGACCCCGCGCGCCCGCTGATCCTCCAGCCCTATGCGCGCCGCTTCTTTGCCCTGACGGCGAAGATCTATCCCGATCCGGCCTACCGCGCCGAGGATATCAAGCTCTGGGCGCGCCAGCAGGTCGAGACGCTTTTCGGCTATGACGCGCGCAAGCTTGCGCAATCGGTGAGTGCTGCCGAGGTCATCGCGGCGCTGCATCGGGCGACCGGTGTCGTGTCGGTCGATCTCGACGCGCTCGAGGTGCTGCTCGACGGGTCCGCCGGCGGCTCCATCGCTGTGGAGCTGTCCTCGGAGCTGCCGTCGCTTCCAGCCGTCGGGCCGGGTCAGCGCGGGCAGCAGCACGACTTTGCCCCGGCCCAGTTGCTGACCGTGCTGCCGTCGGCGGTCAATCTGACGATCATGGAGGCCGCAGATGTATAA
- a CDS encoding DUF6519 domain-containing protein → MTGDISRKTFDPAKDFSLVGMQQGRLFTDADWNEQGEILRASDRETTADIIGPAGFPEEDAGFGLIPDAGTGTLVITPGTGYVAGVRHVLRWPAAYKLTRQSGTGGNAVWRIDDGKELSDGDVLSTDPAGLTGFVKVRNLAEDSSGVRTFRTTPALGDAVTGAFRPAIFSRQPYGAGTLLPEVAGDYLAVLKSTDRVVTALDDPLLREVAFDGPDTAYRDRTVWQVSLVSRAALLALGYQAADLTCPALSKGFDPVLADRARGELRARAELSDLSAGPCNLPPAAGYRSLDNLLFRVEIHLGGDEATAFYKWSRENAIHRTRYREIDAGVLAVESIGRDEMTALKTGDWIEIRDQAAIYGEAPGFFARIDEVVGQRVSLAELRDPLTLAPLLSNGLPDTDKLPAEAFVTRWEGGLPVQVDDATADWADLENGVQIRFEVGQYQSGDHWTIPARAVSGDVEWPRNPATDEPMSKPADGPRRNYAALAWLALDGAGAWTVTEDCRLLFPPISRAKQVLYAGGDGQEALDDPLNAAALVPLPKELSVAVVRGHSPVEGETIRFTVVEGAGQFGNGLPTQQATTDAAGVASVNWSLDGTNRVQRVVAQRLDAAGTATHAPIAFNATLARASHVSFDPVNTPELGPANTVQKAIEALVGLQQLGCTTIVIQPGEDWVARLEGLQPGENASICFARGTYTSGRTVRMSGLGHIRISGAGPGTVRIVANRTEAALAFEGCVSVAVSGLELATPDANSAVDAGLKGHRQGTLDFGHCDEVEVHGCTLSCGGGTSTERTCVTVRGYSETLKTLKVTRSVRITGNSLTVGNLQEGIVVTDAVDVDVSGNLLTAKPGKGSLKIDAFLADKVWVATTANSLISRPVKGNVGRGTGVKEIAAKEWRMTFDSPVPQKDWDDLVAMNPPVASDLRNQDTFSRWAQGLIASVAEDPDRMPVFRKQLKRVGESFGTDGRGLDNPKVRTTLLVSSDPVVQRFDARSGAQRQVVVEANGQVVAFDSAFSQKDWTTLISRSGSATKIANADELLKLSYGLAKKVLVDKELRAGLGSVQNWLKALEENSVSLGAQGIVCGGRRMDNVAIRGNAIRAFQVGVRVAVSHMRTLNVRSRSVSIDDNRMELMAPSVEAYAGYGVMVGNVDTLRIRGNEMALSSRPNFIRYFAQGIRIWGFVGHQILVAENRISMATMGIRLVSVVPFDNDDPHLWVFRENLIQGPAGIRNWKMTPSWPLIDQNNLTRSI, encoded by the coding sequence ATGACCGGCGATATCTCGAGAAAGACCTTCGATCCTGCCAAGGACTTCAGCCTTGTTGGGATGCAGCAGGGCCGCCTTTTTACTGATGCCGACTGGAACGAACAGGGCGAAATCCTGCGTGCCTCGGACCGGGAGACCACGGCTGATATCATCGGGCCCGCGGGCTTTCCGGAGGAGGATGCGGGATTCGGACTAATCCCGGATGCCGGGACCGGAACGCTGGTGATCACCCCGGGGACCGGATACGTGGCGGGTGTGCGCCATGTACTGCGCTGGCCTGCCGCCTACAAGTTGACACGTCAGTCGGGCACCGGCGGCAATGCGGTCTGGCGGATCGACGATGGCAAGGAACTGTCGGATGGCGATGTGCTGAGCACAGACCCGGCGGGCCTGACCGGTTTCGTCAAGGTGCGCAATCTTGCCGAGGATTCCAGCGGCGTGCGGACCTTCCGTACCACGCCCGCCCTTGGTGACGCTGTGACCGGTGCGTTCCGTCCGGCAATCTTCTCGCGCCAGCCTTACGGTGCCGGTACACTGCTTCCCGAGGTGGCAGGCGACTACCTTGCCGTGCTCAAATCCACTGATCGGGTCGTGACCGCGCTCGATGATCCGTTGTTGCGTGAAGTGGCTTTCGACGGGCCGGATACGGCCTATCGTGACCGGACTGTCTGGCAGGTTTCGCTGGTCTCGCGCGCGGCTCTTCTGGCGCTCGGATACCAGGCTGCCGACCTGACCTGCCCGGCGCTGTCCAAGGGGTTCGACCCAGTCCTCGCTGATCGCGCGCGCGGCGAGCTCCGTGCGCGGGCCGAGCTCTCCGACCTCAGTGCCGGCCCCTGCAACCTTCCGCCTGCCGCGGGCTACCGCAGTCTCGACAACCTGCTCTTCCGCGTCGAGATCCATCTGGGCGGCGACGAGGCGACGGCGTTCTACAAATGGTCGCGCGAGAACGCCATTCACCGCACGCGATACCGCGAGATCGACGCCGGCGTATTGGCGGTGGAAAGCATTGGCCGGGACGAGATGACGGCACTGAAGACGGGCGACTGGATTGAAATTCGCGATCAGGCGGCGATCTACGGCGAAGCGCCGGGCTTTTTTGCCCGGATTGATGAGGTAGTCGGTCAGCGCGTTTCGCTTGCCGAACTGCGCGATCCGCTCACGCTTGCGCCGCTGCTCAGCAACGGTCTTCCGGACACCGACAAGCTTCCGGCCGAGGCATTCGTCACCCGCTGGGAAGGCGGGCTGCCGGTGCAAGTGGACGATGCTACGGCCGATTGGGCCGATCTGGAGAACGGCGTCCAGATCCGCTTCGAGGTCGGCCAATACCAATCCGGCGATCATTGGACCATTCCGGCGCGCGCCGTGTCGGGCGACGTGGAATGGCCGCGCAATCCGGCCACGGACGAGCCGATGTCGAAACCTGCCGACGGGCCGCGGCGCAACTATGCAGCACTGGCTTGGCTGGCGCTCGACGGGGCCGGCGCGTGGACCGTGACCGAAGATTGCCGCCTGCTTTTCCCCCCGATTTCCCGGGCCAAGCAGGTGCTCTATGCTGGCGGTGACGGACAGGAGGCGCTGGACGATCCACTGAATGCGGCCGCCTTGGTGCCTCTGCCGAAGGAGCTTTCAGTGGCCGTGGTGCGTGGTCACAGCCCGGTCGAGGGCGAGACGATCCGCTTCACTGTGGTCGAAGGTGCCGGGCAGTTTGGCAATGGCCTGCCGACCCAGCAGGCCACCACCGATGCCGCTGGCGTGGCGTCGGTGAACTGGAGCCTCGATGGCACGAACCGGGTCCAGCGCGTCGTTGCCCAGCGGCTGGATGCCGCCGGAACCGCGACCCATGCGCCAATCGCCTTCAACGCGACCCTTGCGCGCGCGTCTCATGTCAGCTTCGATCCGGTCAACACGCCTGAACTTGGTCCGGCCAATACGGTGCAGAAGGCCATCGAGGCGCTGGTGGGTCTCCAACAGTTGGGGTGCACAACCATTGTCATCCAGCCAGGCGAGGACTGGGTAGCGCGGCTTGAAGGGCTGCAACCGGGCGAGAACGCCTCGATCTGCTTCGCCCGCGGTACCTACACCAGCGGGCGCACCGTACGGATGAGCGGCCTGGGTCATATCCGGATCAGCGGTGCTGGACCGGGGACCGTCCGGATCGTGGCTAACCGCACCGAGGCGGCGCTGGCCTTCGAGGGGTGTGTAAGCGTCGCGGTGAGCGGGCTGGAACTTGCAACTCCCGACGCGAATTCCGCCGTCGACGCCGGCCTGAAGGGGCACCGCCAGGGTACGCTGGATTTCGGTCATTGTGACGAGGTCGAGGTTCATGGCTGCACCCTCAGCTGCGGCGGCGGCACTTCGACCGAACGCACCTGCGTGACGGTTCGGGGCTACAGTGAGACGCTGAAGACCTTGAAGGTCACGCGTTCGGTGCGGATCACCGGCAACAGCCTGACGGTCGGCAACCTTCAGGAGGGGATCGTCGTGACCGATGCCGTCGACGTCGACGTCTCTGGCAATCTCCTGACGGCCAAGCCGGGCAAGGGCTCGCTTAAGATCGACGCGTTCCTCGCCGACAAGGTCTGGGTAGCGACCACGGCAAACAGCCTCATTTCTCGACCCGTGAAGGGCAATGTCGGCCGAGGCACCGGCGTCAAGGAGATTGCCGCAAAGGAATGGCGAATGACCTTCGACAGCCCGGTGCCGCAGAAGGACTGGGACGATCTGGTCGCGATGAACCCGCCCGTGGCGTCGGACCTGAGGAACCAGGACACGTTCAGCCGCTGGGCGCAGGGGCTCATCGCCTCCGTGGCTGAGGACCCCGACAGGATGCCGGTCTTCCGCAAGCAGCTGAAGCGGGTGGGAGAGTCGTTTGGCACCGACGGTCGGGGCCTAGACAATCCGAAGGTGCGCACCACGCTGCTCGTCTCGAGCGATCCGGTCGTGCAGCGGTTCGATGCGAGGTCGGGTGCGCAGCGCCAGGTCGTGGTCGAGGCGAACGGACAGGTCGTCGCCTTCGACAGCGCCTTCAGCCAGAAGGACTGGACGACGTTGATCTCCCGCAGCGGCTCGGCCACCAAGATCGCGAACGCGGACGAGCTCCTGAAACTTAGCTATGGCCTGGCGAAGAAGGTGTTGGTGGACAAGGAACTTCGCGCCGGATTGGGTTCGGTTCAGAACTGGCTTAAGGCACTTGAAGAAAATTCTGTCAGCTTGGGGGCGCAGGGCATCGTCTGCGGCGGACGGCGTATGGACAATGTCGCGATCCGGGGCAATGCGATCCGCGCTTTCCAAGTGGGGGTGCGGGTGGCGGTGAGCCACATGCGCACATTAAACGTCCGGTCAAGATCGGTGTCGATCGACGACAACCGGATGGAGCTGATGGCGCCCAGCGTCGAAGCCTATGCCGGCTACGGCGTGATGGTGGGCAACGTCGATACCCTGCGCATCCGCGGCAACGAGATGGCGCTGTCGAGCCGACCGAATTTCATTAGGTACTTTGCTCAGGGTATCC